CAAAGGAAGTACCTCTACCCCTACCACCCCCCTGCCCACTTGGAGcacatattttaataaaaaaagaagtatagGGATATTTAGTGGTCGAGATTAAATGTTTTGGGGGCTGAATTAGTTTGGCAAAGGGATTAGGGATAGTTATATGGAGCCCATAAGCCCAAGGAATCCAGACTTCCCTTATATCCTGAACCCTGCTAGCCACGTGCCTGAGCTGGCCTTGAAGGAACTTAACTTGTCTAGTCTAATCGCCACGTCACTTTCTCAGTGATTGTTGGGTCGGATCGAACAAAATAGGGCCCATCCCATTCACGATCAATAAAGGTCTTAAGATTCCAACTTTGTCTCAACAGGCCCTTGCCCTTCAAGTCTTTTTCAACACAAGTGCCCACAAGTCTTTTCCGTCCgttctcaagaaaaaatagCCTTTTTATCCCAAGTGTCCATCGATGATTGATTGATTATAGTGAACAACTTtccaccttttttatttaatctagaaAATGTATttggaaatttttaattttttttaatttttttatatttttttaatacgttgatatcatatataaattttaaaaaataaaaaaaattattttaaataaaaatattttaaaaaataaattttaccatATTCCCTATATGCCCATGAAATTTGGAGtacatcaatatattatttttttaaaattatttttaatattaatatattaaaatgataaatatattaaaaaatattaatttgaagtaaaataaataaaaaaaaaatttaaaacataaaaataaatagataaaatatttaagttgttggttttgaaaatgaatattCATTTTCTACAAGATCAAAAACGTCAACTGATAATGGTCCAatgataagagcttgggaccaagagatttACTCTCTCTATAatttcaggttcgagtcctgtggttgctcatatgatggccactagaggcttacatggtcgttaacttcagggcctgtaggattagtcgaggtacgtgcaaactggcccgaacacccacgttaaactatatatatatatataattctcctATATATACTTATTCATCTCAAAAGTCAAAACAGTATTAAATCATAATTGACCCTtcaagtataaaataaataatatcaagtaGGCACATATTCCTTAATAactaccttgttttttttttttgaattagggttgtattttattttcttgatctcgttttttttccaattttataaactcttaaaaaataaatattgatatatGATTTTTGCCTACTCTagttctaaacaaaaaaaacccatgttTAGTATGTGATTTTCAGGAtatgtttaatataataaaaattaaataatattacaacactattaaattttaattataattttaagacaatcatgcaaagaaaaattaaggctGCAAAGTTTTGTCATACTGTGTAAATGACACAAAGTTTAGTAGGTTAACTCgggatataattaatttattttttaattcagaataaattacaaaaaaaattaatttaaaattaatctagttgatttgatggattaatttataattttattgaaatttgattacttcttttatttttttatttttttaaaaataaacgaGTGAACTAGTTTAATCCATGATCAAGGTCTTAAACTTGATCGGTCCGagttcaataattttgataatgagATCATTGGTTGGagaatataaaggaaaaaaaatcattttgaaatgcTTATAACATGTATAATTAAGTATGTAAGCTTCAATCGTATTAATGCAGGACATGCTTGATTTATCACGAACCAGTAGCCTCTGGATAAGGTTATAAAAGTTTGGGTAAGAAAAATGTACTGTGAGGATTTGTTGTCCAAtaagactctttttttttttttatatataaaaaaacagattaaaatgGGAGAATTCAAGCATTCACTCTACTCCTTGAAGAATATatgtgattgttattttattataacttgatcagtaaaaaaaaaagaaccttaGACCaccgattaattaattatttgtctcGACTATCAtcattatgatttatgagttcaGACAGtgggttttatttttggttttaatttctatttttaaaaatcaattatatatgagacaatatatatatatatatatatatatatatatatatatatataaagttaaattaaaatagttattgaaattttaaaagcattgcGATGCAAATATGAGTGTTTGATTCTGGTTACCAATTATTCTTGGCCTTTTCTAATTGTCTAAGAAcctttattttaacattttaaaaatattaaaaacaaattatttttttatattttaatttaaaattaatttgttttttatgttcttagttagttttgatatgttgatatcaattttttttaaataaaaaaattatttcaatatatttttaaataaaaaatattttaaaaaataataattactataaTACTAAACACCCTAATTTTCTTCTGTAGATTGTTTAATATATAtggtaaaaatatatacatggcAAAGTATTGCTCTTTGTAATTGGCTCCGTAACGTCCCAGGATTCTGTGCACTCCTCAAATCCAAATGGCCTGCAATGCCAAGTGGGCACAAATCTCATGTTCCACTAGTTTCTATAAAGGCCCATCTGCAGGGCAACAATCACATGCAGCTCATACCCGTAACAGTAATACTCAGGCTACTCCAAACCAATATCTGACCATCCACGTGTTTACATCAAACTTTTGGGTGTCGTTTTCAACGTCCCTTCAGTTATTATAATACGCAAGAGTGCAGGTGAATAGGTGCATTATCGCGtccttataaaaagaaaaaacaaataatgtacAGAAATGACAGGCACCACCAGTACAGATTCGTACTTTTCGGTAACAAGACAATATTGTCCTTATTTTTTGTGCAGCCCTTACTCCTGGCCTCAGAAACTGAATGGGATCTTCTTGGTTAAAAGTGGAACCAACATATTCTCAAATCTCAATTCTCTGACAACGATGTTGCTAGGACAGCTTGCTCCTGGGACCAAGGTTTTCTTtcgttttaaattaatatttcggtcataatattttcttcaaaattactATGTATAATTACAGTTTATTTTTACTGtaagaaattcttttttttcaaaactaggaCTACATAAGATCGTACGTTCTCACaaaagttctttttttctttagtggTGAAATTGAATCATCAAAACAGGGGTAAAAtggtaattttatattatataaatgtCAATATATAATACCGAACACgtccaattatatatataatcaagctACTAAGCTGCACACATCCAGCCCTAGCACGCGAGCCAGAAATGCGCTCCAAGCCATCTttcttccttattatttttccttttcttttatatttccattatttattattttctcaatatcaattttcttattgTAATTACTATGAGTAGTACTTAGATTTGGTGATAAGAACTTTCAAATACTAAGATTAATCaatgcttctatttttttttcaactgaaAATGTAGTTTAGATATTTCTCGATCTGAGAAATAAGAATTTATTACAACTGAATTAAATCGGTAGTTTATATCAGGAGATTTCAGTTCTTGTATgtaggctatatatatatatatatatatggcgaGGAATATATGTGCTTGGAATATTAGGAGAGGGAGTGGAGTGCTAGTGATGATGGAATAAGGCTATATAAGAAGTTGAAAATGAGATGAAGAGTGAGTAGCAGACAGTTAGTCCGACAAAACCAACTCATAGTATCTcttcaaatatattttggaGCCCAACATGGTATCCCCACTCCACCATGCACCCCACCTCACCCACACAAGTGGCTCTCCTTGTTCTTCACCGAATTCATGGAAAAGACATGAATTCTATTCTTCTTAAATAATTATACCGATCTCAACATTAACAGCGACGCAATCAAATACATACAAGCCAAGAATTGGACAAGGTGCGCGCAGTTGATCCATGCATGTTTCGAGCTTTTGTTTTCGTTGTTGTACATGGGTAGGATCCGAGGGTTGCCAGCTTCAAATGAATTTCTCTGTATTCTATGAATATACACTTCTCCACAATTCTCtgtatagtaataataataataataataataatatttttttaaaaaacatgacaaatATATAGTGGTTCACAGGGCTGTTGATCAATTTCGGGACCTTCTTGCCGGGACAAAAATATTAGAGGTCTTATCAATGACATTCAATGCCGTCCCGTCGTTTAATGGACACGATACATCATAAAATACATTGCATGTATCAACTTCATCTTCCTTAGCAATGCTGACATGCAAGGCTAGCATGTTCCAAGTGCTGTTTAATTAATTCGTGGTCATGGAATGAATTAAGCTCTGGGCAAACAtggttattatttgtttttttgttgatattcaTAACCACGAATGAAGCTTGAACAATTAAAAATGGTTTGAAAACCAGAGGGAAAAGTCTACATTATTGTACTGTATTAATTGTCAAGCCATATAATATAAAGGGGGTcatggattaattaattatttagcttGGATCAGTGACATTTCAAAACCAtaggaaacataaaaaaagaaaaagaaaacataggaaAGTCAAAACTATTGAACGCTATCAAGTCAAGCCATAGATGCGTATTCAAAAAAAAGGGGAAGCTCAAGCCAAGGATGAACATGTCTTCTCTTCGAAAATCCATGGCTGTCATACAGCTATATGTTCAGAACACACACATACGCGTGTGAAGAAAATAAGGTCGATATTTGTTACCATAATTTCTGACCGGATGTCCATTATTTATAAAGGAAAACATACATGAAGGATCGATGAAAAATGATttgtacaaattataatatatcaATAATCCATTATATAAATGCCGAGTACTAATGTTacgtttttttaagaatttgtgAATGTATGAACAATATTGATCTTACTAAATATTCTTATTGAAATCACTTTGAAAGATCGATGCCATGCGTTGATCAGTACAACTAAATCCCACAAATTTAGAAAAGGTTGGAATTTTTTGAGAAGTGGTTTCAATAGAGCTCGATCTTTCGATAAAATGGACAAATTACATAAGTATTCTCATGAATCATGCACCTGGTATATATTAGTCTATCCGAAGTTATACTTTCTATAAGAGATATGAAACCACAACATTTATTCATGTatgctataattttatttttgataataatcGAGATATATATTATGTGCGTGCTTTTCCTTCAACGGTGGATCCCAGTTTCGAGAATGATTAAAAAGAGTAAAAAGGACCTGATTTGATATGTTTAAGGGACATGTTTAATCATTAATCCTATTATATCTTGACTGCTCAACTTCTATGAATGTACCGTCGCACTTTATTGCTGGCCTGCTGCTTAGTAATTTGGCTTATAAATGCTCACAGAGACACCAGTTCATCTTAGACAAGTCCATTACTGTGAGAAATGGACCAAGGCAAGGTAGTTCTTTATTACAGATGACGGGGATCGTGGGAAATTGCATTCTCATGGTCAGAACTCGAACAATATAGTACATGCATTTACTATATAGTACTGAAACTAACTAGAAATTTATTTGATGTTGGAAGAGAAAAATATGTAGAGTGGAAATTGGACAGACAAGGCTCCTTCCAGGAACCCACTCGGAACGTGGGGTGGGACATTGGGGACAAAATCCTGAAGAAACATGTAGTAGCCAACTGTAAACTTGTGCCCATAGATTTAAATCTCCAACTCATTTTTTCTGAGGATTGATTTGAAAGACATGacaatttttattgttcaacCGTATCTGGGTACATGTGAATTTTGTCTCCATCATAACAAATGGGTTATGTTACAATCACTTAGGATATATGGGTATacgaagttatttttttttttttaacttcaaatacgatgatagattttaattttggttggttcagttgtttttgttttaactaACAACGCAAAGGGACAAGGGGCCCTAAATAACTAAAGCCAGGTAGAGCATGAAGCATGAAGAGGCACAGAGGTGCTGCTGTTTTTGTGTAGGGCTCATTTTGGGCATGGGTGCTCGATTTTGTAGATCTAAATAAAGCTTCACAGACTAGTAAACTGTAGATGCCAGCAGGTACGTGAGACAGATGCATGGATTTATTACCAGGAAATACATACTTTCAGGTGAGAAGTACACACTAAAATTGtgaaacttcaatattttttcaatctctCTCCCAAATGGGGTAATTGCGTTAACATAAACTTTAGGGCTTGAGACAAAAAAACTTTcctgaattatatatattaaagcacTTTTAAGTCCAGACAAATAAGACCcattaaggaaaaagaaagagagagatgtaAGAACATATGGGTATCAAACAACATCAAAGCAATAATGGGGCTAGATATTTTGTTATGAGGAGGAAATTCTATGTGGATTTTGTGCAACAGAAGATATTCTCTTGGGGTTAAAGGAATTGGAGAAATCAGTTGTGTGTACAATTGTGTTTGTCAGGGCTTCTTTTGTggctgaaagaaaaaagaaggcgAATTAACACTGCattagaagaaaaggagagaggacCAGCTAACCATAGGcagccttttcttctctctagtGGTCCAACTATGATCATATAACCACTTAATATTCAAGATTACACAGAGACGGGTTCAAGTGGGTTGATGATAGTTTGATAATTTTGCagcctagctagctagccatGCCCCTAAAAATGTCTCCTATAGTTGTGTATGAAAGTTGCAATCCATGCAATggttagttttttccttttccaaacACAGAGATGGAGAAAGAGTTTCATGCAAGTCATGGGTTCATTATTATTGCCATAATTATCACTATTAACTTCCTTTTTTCCAAGACCCACAAAAAGTATGATAGCTTTAACTGTTTCTTTTAGGTGGGAAAAATGTAAGGCTTATAGTTCAGCTGACCTTAGTGATCTATATCTTCTGGGGTTATACACCGGACCATGCATCCATATACATGCCCTATCGTTTGCACTAGCAACCTCCCTTCAATTGTAGGATTCTTGGCCCCATCATCTCCAATGGATCACCCAAGCAATCCTGCAGATCAATATCTACATATTATAATTGCTAATTATTTCCTCGTTGCTTTCCTTTATATAAAGTATAGGGCTTGAAGGTGACAATTGAATGTAAGAACTTGGCTTTTCTATTGAAGAAGCcgctaaatatatatatagtagtttAGACGAATAATAAAACTCAAGGGCTCGGAGCAAGAGGGTGATGGACCACATGCATCTTAGGAGGATAAGATAAGAGTGATGTTGGAGTCTCAAGCGATCATCCATGGAGTATATATTCAAGACCCTTGATCTCCGTGGATTTGCattccaatattaaaataatatataattccaTGACGATAGAGCACCATGTTCATACACAAAAGAATCATGAAGATCAagcaaaattaataatttgttttcaagcaATACAAGGATTAATCTACTTAAAAGAAATTACTCTTTATAATTCAAGATtcataaatagaaataaattaattctttttataaacacaCCAATTTAGAcaccgaaaaaaaaacataattttagtaCAAAAACTAACGGGAGGATatctgaatttatttaaaatattgaacTCTACATGCAGCATCGTCTCTGTTATATTCTcctatcaatattaaaaaaaaattggttgatGATTATCATGGGTTATTTGACCTCAACATCGACATTTTTAGGTAATGATTGTTACTACCTTCTCTTTTTGAGAAATTAAGACTTCGAAGTCTTTTGCCACTTGTTGAAACTAAAACAGAAAACCCTGACCAACTTAGCTTGAAGCTACACATGAAGAAGTATCTGTTGAAACAGAATCCATATCGAAGTCCAATGATCCAACATAGTTCGTTTTGGAAGTGACATTAGTTGCAACATATATAGTTTCGTTTATTTAGGATTAAAGTTGCATAATATAAACTATTTGTTTAaacgaaaaaaacaaatatataaaataaatttaatgcttgaattaatcattttaaagtaaatttttgttgtaaataaaaatacataatctttatctcaattattttaaagcTAACAAATATATtccaagtgttttttaattaaaaatatattaaaatgttattttatttatttatttttgatatcaacattttaaaattttttaaaatataaaaaaacattaatgtaaaatatttttagataaaaaattactttaaaaaataaattataatatttagcGTTTAGGAGTATCACACAACAACATTTTCAAACCCTAAAGAAACAGTCAATAACGTTTCCTTGCCATTCCATTTTCTCACAAAAGTCGCTACATTTCCCACACAATTCAAGGAAACCATGGAGTGGTATTTCGTTCGTATGAAACACATTATTAGCTACTCAGCAATTTGTAAAGGTGACATTTTCACTAGGGTGATTCAGTAATGTGTCAGACGTGACTTTATGGGCCTAATAATGtatgataattaattgaaatcatGCCGTTTTTGactaagaaaagtgaaaagaaatcaAGTACCTCCACTAATTAATGCACGGGTAATTATATTAAGCATCGAACGAACCACTATTAACCGTGGTGATTAAATGCAATGATTGCTTACGATAGAACTGATAGTACTAAAGATTCAAGGTTGCAACCATGCCAAAGCAAAAGCTCCACCTACTACTGGCGTAATTTTTCATGGGCTCCAgcttaattagtttatattgaattttatctaAGAAGACACCCAAACAGTTAAAACTTGAAGATTTTCACTTGAAAAGTTAagatttttaccttgaaaaataaataaaattgaagttactagtatataataaaataaaataaaaaacttgatcaTTACATTAACTAACTGGAATAGTGATGCACTCCTGACTTGCATCTGTCAGATGGATGGAACTGGATAGTCTCCAAAGTATTTTTTAGAATTCTAAGCAAGATTTATTAACCATGATAGCAAATTATTTTCAAGGACAAGTCTGCTTAGTGGAGTGTGCCTTCAAACTCAAACCCCATAACAGTAAGTAAACTGGTGGTCCGTAAATGCTGATGTACCCCCAATTCTCTGACAAAATTATATATGGTGTTGGGAGTGTGCTAATGGATGCACTTTTCTAAAGCCATACATgtacttgatttgatttgactGAGTGTCTTGCTTTGCCGCTGTGTTTTTCCAGCCATGCACATGAGATCTGAAGTAGCAGAgatggagaaagagagagatttgtAAGTTAAAAAGGTAAATCACCCTTTGCATTAATCCATAAACCTTCTCTCACAGTGGTGTTAACAACTATCGGAGAGGAAAACCAGAGTTTATACAGATCAAACCCATGCATTTTTTCATGGGATCTAAGTTAGTAATTAGAGACACAAAAACCCAGCTGggtttaaaagagaaaatacatggaaacaaaaaacaatatcacGAATCACAATGGAGAAgatgttaaaaaaagagaaactatAGGGCAGCTTCGTCTTAAGCCATCTACTCCAAGCAAACATGCACCACCGTCACACTACTGATCATCTTTTCACCTGAGCATTGATGTTAGAGATCGAAAAACCACTTCTTCACAAGGGATAGTAAGGCCCATATCATGATCAAAACCAAATTCCTCTTCTGCTCGTTGAAGCAAGAATTGAAACTCAGGGTGGCTCAAGAATGAGATTGGAACAATGTATCTACTCCTGTTTTCACCAACATACACAGCAAAGTGACCTTTTGGTACGTCAAGTGGGAGGCCATCATCATCATAGCCGTGTTTCTTGCCCAAGCTTGAGCATCTCTTGAGAATCTGCTTAAGGACGGCTGTTTGAGGTAGTTTCTGTGATTTTCTAATGGCCATTTGGAGTTTGAGATGAGTGGTGAGAAAGGGTGAATGGTAAAGAGAGATAAGAGTTGGAAGTAAAAGGTGATGGTGGTGATGGGAGGATTGGAGGGTGATGGTGGTATTTATGAAGAAGGtaagggagagagagaagaagaggtaGTGTGAGATAGATAGGGAGAGAGGGGTCATGTGGAGTGTAGGGGCAAAGGACATACCACGGGTATTTTGGGGTCTGTGCTGATGAGGCAAGGACATGGTGGGAGCCAAGCCTATTGGGTTTGCACTTCAATGTTGGCCCTCCTAATGACACTATGGACCCCCTCTCGCTCTCAGCTTTAATTTTCAACttgcttttttcaaaaaaatataaaaaaaatgccttGCATTTACATAGCTGATGTTTAATGCCTGTTTGCTCCTTGTGTTCTCTccttttcatgttgtttttcgGTGCATGTTCTATCACGGTTCGAGTGTGAAGCTCCATCCTTCATGCCACGCTGCTAgctaccccccccccccttcaGCTCATCACCTTCACTTTGCAATGGATTGCCATCTTTTACACTCTTTCAAGTTCACAAAAACCCAGATCATTTTTGCCTCGTAGTTTTCATTTCCATCTCTGGTGAGAActcaaatatattatctttgaaAGATCTCCAACTTCTCAACTAATTTGTCCACAATACCTTGGTCTTATGTCTTCGGTT
This region of Populus trichocarpa isolate Nisqually-1 chromosome 9, P.trichocarpa_v4.1, whole genome shotgun sequence genomic DNA includes:
- the LOC7494289 gene encoding auxin-responsive protein SAUR50, with protein sequence MAIRKSQKLPQTAVLKQILKRCSSLGKKHGYDDDGLPLDVPKGHFAVYVGENRSRYIVPISFLSHPEFQFLLQRAEEEFGFDHDMGLTIPCEEVVFRSLTSMLR